One stretch of Acidobacteriota bacterium DNA includes these proteins:
- a CDS encoding YifB family Mg chelatase-like AAA ATPase — protein sequence MMVRLTSADLYGIDAVPVEVEVDVQPGMPAYVTVGLPDAAVRESRERVRGAILNSGYQYPLEQVTVNLAPADIRKEGAQLDLPIALALLKATGHIPSDALQGRALIVGELALNGALRPIHGVLSMALLARSKGMALLCPADNGEEAAVVEGCPVFPLASLSEAVRFLRGDLALDPLPHKTYSELLEDPPWSVDLADVKGQAHVKRALEVAASGGHNVLLLGPPGSGKSMLAKRLPTILPPMSFAEALETTRVLSSTGERSALHGGLVSHQPFRAPHHTVSYAGMIGGGSVIRPGEISLAHNGVLFLDELTEFKRDVLESLRQPLEDRRISIARVRGKLTFPASFMLVAASNPCPCGYHGDPAHSCRCTPPQIQRYLSKLSGPLLDRIDIQVEVTAMPAEELRAASPGETSRAVRARVREARRRQWERFAGSAVHTNAQMNERMVEAHCALNSEAEAFLIQALRSWGITARGHHRILKVARTIADLAGEGPISVRHLAEAVQYRTLDRKLYAN from the coding sequence ATGATGGTGCGCCTCACCTCCGCGGACCTGTACGGCATCGATGCCGTACCCGTCGAAGTGGAGGTGGACGTCCAGCCGGGGATGCCGGCCTACGTGACGGTGGGCCTTCCCGATGCGGCCGTCCGGGAGAGCCGGGAGCGGGTGCGCGGCGCCATCCTCAATTCGGGTTATCAGTATCCCCTCGAGCAGGTCACCGTAAACCTAGCCCCGGCGGACATCCGGAAGGAAGGAGCCCAACTCGACCTGCCCATCGCCCTTGCCCTGCTCAAGGCCACCGGGCACATCCCCTCCGATGCCCTCCAGGGAAGGGCCCTCATCGTCGGCGAACTGGCCCTCAACGGAGCCCTCCGGCCGATCCACGGGGTTCTGTCCATGGCCTTGCTGGCCCGGAGCAAGGGAATGGCCCTGTTGTGCCCCGCCGACAACGGGGAGGAGGCCGCGGTGGTGGAGGGTTGCCCCGTATTCCCCCTCGCCAGCCTTTCCGAAGCCGTGCGGTTCCTTCGGGGTGACCTGGCTCTGGACCCCCTGCCCCACAAGACGTACAGCGAACTCCTGGAGGATCCCCCCTGGTCCGTGGACCTGGCCGACGTCAAAGGGCAGGCCCACGTGAAAAGGGCCCTCGAGGTGGCCGCGAGCGGAGGCCACAACGTCCTCCTGCTCGGCCCTCCCGGTTCCGGCAAGTCCATGCTGGCCAAGCGCCTTCCCACCATCCTCCCTCCCATGTCCTTCGCGGAGGCGCTGGAAACCACCCGGGTTCTCTCCTCCACGGGGGAGCGCTCGGCGCTTCACGGAGGCCTCGTGTCTCATCAGCCCTTCCGCGCCCCCCACCACACCGTTTCCTACGCGGGCATGATCGGCGGGGGCTCGGTGATCCGCCCGGGGGAGATCTCCCTCGCCCACAACGGTGTCCTGTTTTTGGACGAACTGACGGAGTTCAAGCGGGACGTCCTGGAAAGCCTGCGTCAACCCTTGGAGGACCGGCGCATTTCCATCGCGCGGGTTCGGGGCAAGCTGACCTTTCCCGCCTCCTTCATGCTGGTGGCGGCCTCCAATCCCTGCCCCTGCGGGTACCACGGAGACCCCGCCCACTCATGCCGCTGCACCCCCCCACAGATCCAACGCTACCTCTCCAAGCTTTCCGGCCCCCTCTTGGACCGCATCGACATCCAGGTGGAGGTCACGGCCATGCCGGCGGAGGAGCTTCGCGCGGCCTCGCCCGGCGAAACCTCCCGGGCGGTGCGGGCCAGGGTGCGGGAGGCGCGCCGGAGACAGTGGGAGCGGTTCGCCGGCTCCGCCGTCCACACCAATGCTCAAATGAACGAGCGCATGGTGGAAGCCCACTGCGCCCTGAATAGCGAGGCCGAGGCCTTTCTGATTCAGGCCCTCCGCTCCTGGGGCATCACGGCCCGGGGCCACCACCGGATCCTCAAGGTGGCCAGAACCATCGCCGACTTGGCGGGCGAGGGTCCCATCAGCGTCCGCCACCTCGCCGAGGCGGTCCAGTACCGCACCCTGGACCGGAAGCTTTACGCGAATTGA
- a CDS encoding helix-turn-helix domain-containing protein, giving the protein MELIVEESKRDTKLPDILRAALELFTEKGIHATTTKDIARRAGVSEGALYRHFQSKQELAEDLYLTHLSYFTAQLDRSVLVASSLRERLFALADGCFRFFDEDRTLFTYLILSEHNELGRTSRKVRHIRHLVRDILQDGQKTGEVRPGNLEIMGAAIIGIIIRVAIFRIYGLISGDLRNQAAEVADACQRVVCA; this is encoded by the coding sequence ATGGAGCTGATCGTAGAAGAAAGCAAGCGGGACACGAAGCTTCCAGACATCCTTCGGGCGGCCCTCGAACTCTTCACGGAAAAGGGCATCCACGCGACCACCACCAAAGACATCGCCCGCCGGGCCGGAGTCAGCGAGGGCGCCCTGTACAGGCACTTCCAGAGCAAGCAGGAACTGGCCGAGGACCTGTACCTCACCCACCTTTCCTATTTCACGGCCCAGCTGGACCGCTCCGTCCTGGTGGCCTCCAGCCTTCGCGAGAGGCTCTTCGCTCTGGCCGACGGGTGCTTCCGCTTCTTCGACGAGGACCGGACCCTCTTCACCTACCTGATCCTCAGCGAGCACAACGAACTGGGCCGGACGAGCCGGAAGGTGCGCCACATCCGGCACCTGGTCCGCGACATCCTCCAGGACGGTCAGAAAACGGGCGAGGTCCGGCCGGGCAACCTCGAGATCATGGGGGCCGCCATCATCGGGATCATCATCCGGGTGGCCATTTTCCGCATATACGGCCTGATCTCCGGTGACTTGCGCAACCAGGCGGCGGAGGTGGCCGACGCCTGTCAGCGAGTCGTCTGCGCCTGA
- a CDS encoding GAF domain-containing protein, translating into MDARQKLEALAAQDSPSKSRLEAGVQIFAEAVAAALKVKPDEVAVLILTTTGNTLKFLWPMALRQGAGAIPADHKTAFASEVLRTLKGKVDNKLSESRHLRFFENVKGMETSGLPIQKMVALPLVHGGKAIGVVEVSRKGKTPEDAGPNFTQEDAQRLVGLCKEMAPALASLTPTPFV; encoded by the coding sequence ATGGATGCCCGTCAGAAGCTGGAGGCCCTCGCCGCCCAGGATTCCCCTTCCAAGTCGCGCCTTGAGGCGGGGGTGCAGATCTTCGCGGAGGCCGTGGCCGCAGCCCTGAAGGTCAAGCCTGACGAGGTGGCCGTCCTGATTCTGACCACCACGGGAAACACCCTCAAGTTCTTGTGGCCGATGGCCCTGCGCCAGGGCGCCGGCGCCATCCCGGCCGACCACAAGACCGCCTTCGCCTCGGAGGTCCTGCGCACCCTGAAGGGCAAGGTGGACAACAAGCTGTCCGAGAGCAGGCACCTTCGGTTCTTTGAGAACGTGAAGGGCATGGAGACGAGCGGTCTGCCCATCCAGAAGATGGTCGCCCTGCCCCTCGTCCACGGGGGCAAGGCCATCGGCGTCGTGGAAGTGTCTCGCAAGGGGAAGACACCGGAGGACGCAGGCCCGAACTTCACCCAGGAAGACGCACAGCGATTGGTGGGCTTGTGCAAGGAGATGGCCCCTGCTCTTGCCTCCCTCACCCCCACTCCCTTCGTCTGA
- a CDS encoding S24/S26 family peptidase, which translates to MARLLQEGRPPGLALWLADEPVRVTVTGSSMEPALRDGDGVEVVRATREELRRGDLMVFERAGEVTVHRFLGGKGDRFLEKGDAHALGAWRPWPEALGKVVAVWPAGAPSSPRPLPAPTRRSLGRRHLLRHLLTEWAGALPGALLRRAALGLLRRLPDRLWNGDSGIRTETPP; encoded by the coding sequence ATGGCCCGACTCCTGCAGGAAGGCCGCCCGCCGGGGTTGGCCCTCTGGCTCGCCGATGAGCCGGTCCGCGTGACGGTCACGGGCTCCTCCATGGAACCGGCCCTCCGGGACGGGGACGGCGTGGAGGTTGTTCGAGCAACCCGGGAGGAATTGCGAAGGGGAGACCTCATGGTGTTCGAGAGGGCCGGCGAGGTGACGGTCCATCGATTTCTGGGTGGGAAGGGCGATCGCTTTCTGGAGAAAGGGGATGCCCACGCCCTGGGCGCCTGGCGTCCCTGGCCGGAGGCCCTGGGCAAGGTGGTGGCCGTCTGGCCCGCCGGCGCCCCGTCCTCGCCACGGCCTCTGCCCGCCCCCACCCGGCGCTCCCTCGGCCGTCGCCACCTCCTTCGGCACCTCCTGACGGAATGGGCCGGCGCTTTGCCTGGAGCGCTTTTGAGACGCGCGGCCCTGGGTCTGCTCCGCCGCCTCCCTGACCGCCTCTGGAACGGCGACTCCGGAATTCGAACGGAGACTCCACCGTGA
- a CDS encoding class I SAM-dependent RNA methyltransferase, translated as MRRPTGSRSGARPQRNASSPSPVSVTVESFAWGGRAVAHHEGKVLFVAQAVPGDKVLCRLEKVKSSFAEARVTAVLSPSPRRVEPKCKYFGHCGGCQWLAAEYPLQLEQKEALVRQALRAHLPGAKMEPIVAAEPDRGYRHRGDFHVRPSGDGVLVGFYMDASHRLVNLDLCLLFDRAFNDRYASLRKALRSCPTAGHLAGFTLVRSEGREHYALHLRLLDGTPPEEPLRLLRAAENAGLANALVTPLRDPSNVLARGGEPSVTYFLAGRPGGSIELRADVRSFTQAHYALNRSLVDSAVEFLSPSPGERLLDLYSGIGNFTIPLAEGGGEVTAVESSAFAHADAEANATRPCGGRIRHIHGDAGPWAERLAKDGERFDAVLLDPPRTGAKEAIPGLLRLAPQRILYVSCNLPALERDLGLLRTGGYRLLRCRPFDAFPQTYGVETLALLART; from the coding sequence GTGAGGCGCCCGACCGGCTCCCGAAGCGGCGCGCGACCGCAACGGAACGCCTCCTCCCCCTCCCCCGTATCGGTCACCGTCGAGTCCTTCGCTTGGGGAGGGCGCGCCGTGGCGCACCACGAGGGCAAGGTCCTCTTCGTGGCTCAGGCCGTGCCGGGGGACAAGGTCCTGTGCCGACTGGAAAAGGTGAAATCCAGCTTTGCCGAGGCGCGGGTGACGGCGGTCCTGAGCCCCTCTCCCCGCCGGGTCGAACCCAAGTGCAAGTATTTCGGACATTGCGGGGGCTGCCAATGGCTGGCGGCGGAATACCCCCTCCAACTGGAACAGAAGGAGGCCCTGGTCCGGCAGGCCCTGCGGGCCCACCTCCCCGGAGCCAAGATGGAGCCCATCGTGGCCGCCGAGCCGGATCGGGGCTACCGCCACCGGGGGGATTTCCACGTCCGGCCGTCCGGCGACGGGGTCCTGGTGGGTTTCTACATGGACGCTTCGCACCGCCTCGTCAACCTGGACCTTTGTCTCCTGTTCGATCGGGCCTTCAACGACCGCTACGCTTCTTTGAGAAAGGCCCTGCGGTCCTGCCCGACGGCCGGACATCTCGCGGGGTTCACGCTGGTCCGGTCCGAGGGAAGGGAGCACTACGCCCTTCACCTGAGGCTCCTGGACGGGACGCCTCCGGAGGAGCCTCTCCGCCTCCTCCGCGCGGCGGAGAACGCCGGACTCGCAAACGCCCTCGTGACCCCGCTTCGGGATCCCTCCAATGTGCTGGCCCGGGGCGGCGAACCCTCGGTGACCTACTTCCTCGCCGGCCGCCCGGGGGGATCGATCGAGCTGCGGGCCGACGTGCGGTCCTTCACCCAGGCCCATTACGCCCTGAACCGCTCCCTGGTGGACTCGGCGGTGGAGTTCCTCTCCCCCTCCCCGGGGGAGCGACTCCTGGACCTTTACTCTGGAATCGGGAACTTCACGATTCCCCTGGCCGAGGGGGGCGGGGAGGTCACGGCCGTAGAATCCAGCGCCTTCGCCCACGCGGACGCGGAAGCCAACGCCACCCGCCCCTGCGGTGGCCGAATCCGGCACATTCACGGCGACGCGGGGCCGTGGGCGGAGCGTTTGGCGAAGGACGGAGAACGCTTCGACGCGGTCCTTCTGGACCCTCCGCGGACGGGAGCCAAGGAGGCCATCCCCGGCCTCCTGCGATTGGCTCCCCAACGGATCCTCTACGTGTCCTGCAACCTGCCGGCCCTGGAACGGGACCTGGGGCTGCTCCGCACGGGCGGATATCGACTGCTCCGCTGTCGTCCCTTCGACGCCTTCCCCCAAACCTACGGAGTGGAGACCCTCGCCCTCCTCGCCCGGACCTGA